The Pagrus major chromosome 17, Pma_NU_1.0 genome includes a region encoding these proteins:
- the fli1rs gene encoding fli-1 proto-oncogene, ETS transcription factor-related sequence isoform X5: MDCTIKEALSVVSEDQPIFESAYTAAPAMHMKTEMTSPGAFSQASKQSPEPTEPEWVGPPAQNPGKRAEHVNGTSRESPVDCSVTKRSRHMSNDGAPMPYQASYPESRVSPQTATPPSSATEEKRVIVPADPEVWTQDHVRQWLDWAIKEYVLEEVDVMLFQALDGKALCKMTKDDMMRLTSAYNADILLSHLAYLRQSSPTFSYSTTPTNNTPPQQPRLQVKAENNFDEISRRNSWPANTMTAVPKGPSMEHQHSTRVTEPPPRIVQDPYQTLGPISSRLANPGSGQIQLWQFLLELLSDSNNSGIITWEGTNGEFKMTDPDEVAKRWGERKSKPNMNYDKLSRALRYYYDKNIMTKVHGKRYAYKFDFQGISQAHQNHSADGGIVKYQTEMSYVQPYHSHQPKMNFMGGHPAPMPVSPGNFFSPPSTYWNSPNSPIYPGSAMTRHPTTHSHLSSYY, from the exons ATGGACTGTACGATAAAG GAAGCACTGTCCGTGGTGAGTGAGGATCAGCCCATATTCGAGTCAGCCTACACCGCAGCCCCGGCCATGCACATGAAGACCGAGATGACGTCGCCCGGAGCGTTCAGCCAGGCCTCCAAGCAGAGTCCCGAGCCCACCGAGCCGGAGTGGGTGGGGCCGCCGGCGCAGAATCCTGGGAAGAGAGCCGAACACGTCAATGGAACCAG CCGTGAGTCCCCTGTGGACTGCAGCGTCACCAAGCGCTCCAGGCACATGAGCAACGACGGGGCCCCGATGCCGTACCAGGCCTCGTACCCGGAGTCTCGCGTCAGCCCCCAGACGGCCACCCCACCCAGCAGtgccacagaggagaagagggtCATCGTGCCTGCAG ATCCTGAGGTTTGGACTCAGGACCACGTGCGACAGTGGCTGGACTGGGCCATCAAGGAGTACGTCCTGGAGGAGGTGGACGTCATGCTCTTCCAAGCGCTGGACGGCAAGGCCCTGTGCAAGATGACCAAGGATGACATGATGCGTCTCACGTCGGCCTACAACGCAGATATCCTGCTCTCACACCTCGCTTACCTCCGGCAGA GTAGCCCCACCTTCTCATACTCCACAACTCCCACCAACAACACACCACCACAACAACCCAGACTACAAGTGAAAGCAG agaaCAATTTTGATGAGATCAGCCGCAGGAACAGCTGGCCGGCAAACACCATGACTGCAGTGCCAAAAG GTCCCTCTATGGAGCACCAACACAGCACAAGAGTTACAGAGCCTCCTCCAAGAATTGTGCAAG ACCCGTATCAGACGTTAGGGCCCATTAGCAGTCGTCTAGCCAACCCAG GTTCTGGCCAGATCCAACTGTGGCAGttcctgctggagctgctgtctgacagcaacAACTCCGGCATCATCACCTGGGAGGGCACCAACGGCGAGTTCAAGATGACCGACCCGGACGAGGTGGCCAAGCGCTGGGGCGAGCGCAAGAGCAAGCCCAACATGAACTACGACAAGCTGAGCCGCGCTCTGCGCTACTACTATGACAAGAACATCATGACTAAGGTGCACGGCAAGCGCTACGCCTACAAATTTGACTTCCAAGGCATCTCGCAGGCGCACCAGAATCACTCAGCGGACGGGGGGATTGTTAAGTACCAGACTGAGATGTCTTACGTCCAGCCGTACCACAGCCACCAGCCCAAAATGAACTTCATGGGTGGCCATCCTGCACCTATGCCCGTCTCCCCCGGCAACTTTTTCAGCCCTCCGTCAACGTACTGGAACTCACCCAACAGCCCAATCTACCCCGGCTCAGCCATGACCAGACATCCCACCACTCACTCCCACCTGAGCTCGTACTACTGA
- the fli1rs gene encoding fli-1 proto-oncogene, ETS transcription factor-related sequence isoform X4 produces MDCTIKEALSVVSEDQPIFESAYTAAPAMHMKTEMTSPGAFSQASKQSPEPTEPEWVGPPAQNPGKRAEHVNGTSRESPVDCSVTKRSRHMSNDGAPMPYQASYPESRVSPQTATPPSSATEEKRVIVPADPEVWTQDHVRQWLDWAIKEYVLEEVDVMLFQALDGKALCKMTKDDMMRLTSAYNADILLSHLAYLRQSSPTFSYSTTPTNNTPPQQPRLQVKAENNFDEISRRNSWPANTMTAVPKGPSMEHQHSTRVTEPPPRIVQDPYQTLGPISSRLANPANDVQTRFLNYSSSFLLPGSGQIQLWQFLLELLSDSNNSGIITWEGTNGEFKMTDPDEVAKRWGERKSKPNMNYDKLSRALRYYYDKNIMTKVHGKRYAYKFDFQGISQAHQNHSADGGIVKYQTEMSYVQPYHSHQPKMNFMGGHPAPMPVSPGNFFSPPSTYWNSPNSPIYPGSAMTRHPTTHSHLSSYY; encoded by the exons ATGGACTGTACGATAAAG GAAGCACTGTCCGTGGTGAGTGAGGATCAGCCCATATTCGAGTCAGCCTACACCGCAGCCCCGGCCATGCACATGAAGACCGAGATGACGTCGCCCGGAGCGTTCAGCCAGGCCTCCAAGCAGAGTCCCGAGCCCACCGAGCCGGAGTGGGTGGGGCCGCCGGCGCAGAATCCTGGGAAGAGAGCCGAACACGTCAATGGAACCAG CCGTGAGTCCCCTGTGGACTGCAGCGTCACCAAGCGCTCCAGGCACATGAGCAACGACGGGGCCCCGATGCCGTACCAGGCCTCGTACCCGGAGTCTCGCGTCAGCCCCCAGACGGCCACCCCACCCAGCAGtgccacagaggagaagagggtCATCGTGCCTGCAG ATCCTGAGGTTTGGACTCAGGACCACGTGCGACAGTGGCTGGACTGGGCCATCAAGGAGTACGTCCTGGAGGAGGTGGACGTCATGCTCTTCCAAGCGCTGGACGGCAAGGCCCTGTGCAAGATGACCAAGGATGACATGATGCGTCTCACGTCGGCCTACAACGCAGATATCCTGCTCTCACACCTCGCTTACCTCCGGCAGA GTAGCCCCACCTTCTCATACTCCACAACTCCCACCAACAACACACCACCACAACAACCCAGACTACAAGTGAAAGCAG agaaCAATTTTGATGAGATCAGCCGCAGGAACAGCTGGCCGGCAAACACCATGACTGCAGTGCCAAAAG GTCCCTCTATGGAGCACCAACACAGCACAAGAGTTACAGAGCCTCCTCCAAGAATTGTGCAAG ACCCGTATCAGACGTTAGGGCCCATTAGCAGTCGTCTAGCCAACCCAG CCAATGATGTCCAGACCAGATTCCTCAACTACTCCTCTTCATTTCTCCTCCCAGGTTCTGGCCAGATCCAACTGTGGCAGttcctgctggagctgctgtctgacagcaacAACTCCGGCATCATCACCTGGGAGGGCACCAACGGCGAGTTCAAGATGACCGACCCGGACGAGGTGGCCAAGCGCTGGGGCGAGCGCAAGAGCAAGCCCAACATGAACTACGACAAGCTGAGCCGCGCTCTGCGCTACTACTATGACAAGAACATCATGACTAAGGTGCACGGCAAGCGCTACGCCTACAAATTTGACTTCCAAGGCATCTCGCAGGCGCACCAGAATCACTCAGCGGACGGGGGGATTGTTAAGTACCAGACTGAGATGTCTTACGTCCAGCCGTACCACAGCCACCAGCCCAAAATGAACTTCATGGGTGGCCATCCTGCACCTATGCCCGTCTCCCCCGGCAACTTTTTCAGCCCTCCGTCAACGTACTGGAACTCACCCAACAGCCCAATCTACCCCGGCTCAGCCATGACCAGACATCCCACCACTCACTCCCACCTGAGCTCGTACTACTGA
- the fli1rs gene encoding fli-1 proto-oncogene, ETS transcription factor-related sequence isoform X1: MDCTIKEALSVVSEDQPIFESAYTAAPAMHMKTEMTSPGAFSQASKQSPEPTEPEWVGPPAQNPGKRAEHVNGTSRESPVDCSVTKRSRHMSNDGAPMPYQASYPESRVSPQTATPPSSATEEKRVIVPADPEVWTQDHVRQWLDWAIKEYVLEEVDVMLFQALDGKALCKMTKDDMMRLTSAYNADILLSHLAYLRQSSPTFSYSTTPTNNTPPQQPRLQVKAENNFDEISRRNSWPANTMTAVPKGPSMEHQHSTRVTEPPPRIVQDPYQTLGPISSRLANPEGQALSSTKNRTGKQSPYKLPDPSAHRPVANDVQTRFLNYSSSFLLPGSGQIQLWQFLLELLSDSNNSGIITWEGTNGEFKMTDPDEVAKRWGERKSKPNMNYDKLSRALRYYYDKNIMTKVHGKRYAYKFDFQGISQAHQNHSADGGIVKYQTEMSYVQPYHSHQPKMNFMGGHPAPMPVSPGNFFSPPSTYWNSPNSPIYPGSAMTRHPTTHSHLSSYY, encoded by the exons ATGGACTGTACGATAAAG GAAGCACTGTCCGTGGTGAGTGAGGATCAGCCCATATTCGAGTCAGCCTACACCGCAGCCCCGGCCATGCACATGAAGACCGAGATGACGTCGCCCGGAGCGTTCAGCCAGGCCTCCAAGCAGAGTCCCGAGCCCACCGAGCCGGAGTGGGTGGGGCCGCCGGCGCAGAATCCTGGGAAGAGAGCCGAACACGTCAATGGAACCAG CCGTGAGTCCCCTGTGGACTGCAGCGTCACCAAGCGCTCCAGGCACATGAGCAACGACGGGGCCCCGATGCCGTACCAGGCCTCGTACCCGGAGTCTCGCGTCAGCCCCCAGACGGCCACCCCACCCAGCAGtgccacagaggagaagagggtCATCGTGCCTGCAG ATCCTGAGGTTTGGACTCAGGACCACGTGCGACAGTGGCTGGACTGGGCCATCAAGGAGTACGTCCTGGAGGAGGTGGACGTCATGCTCTTCCAAGCGCTGGACGGCAAGGCCCTGTGCAAGATGACCAAGGATGACATGATGCGTCTCACGTCGGCCTACAACGCAGATATCCTGCTCTCACACCTCGCTTACCTCCGGCAGA GTAGCCCCACCTTCTCATACTCCACAACTCCCACCAACAACACACCACCACAACAACCCAGACTACAAGTGAAAGCAG agaaCAATTTTGATGAGATCAGCCGCAGGAACAGCTGGCCGGCAAACACCATGACTGCAGTGCCAAAAG GTCCCTCTATGGAGCACCAACACAGCACAAGAGTTACAGAGCCTCCTCCAAGAATTGTGCAAG ACCCGTATCAGACGTTAGGGCCCATTAGCAGTCGTCTAGCCAACCCAG AAGGCCAAGCCCTCAGCTCAACCAAGAACCGAACGGGCAAACAAAGTCCATACAAGCTCCCTGACCCCAGCGCTCACAGGCCTGTGG CCAATGATGTCCAGACCAGATTCCTCAACTACTCCTCTTCATTTCTCCTCCCAGGTTCTGGCCAGATCCAACTGTGGCAGttcctgctggagctgctgtctgacagcaacAACTCCGGCATCATCACCTGGGAGGGCACCAACGGCGAGTTCAAGATGACCGACCCGGACGAGGTGGCCAAGCGCTGGGGCGAGCGCAAGAGCAAGCCCAACATGAACTACGACAAGCTGAGCCGCGCTCTGCGCTACTACTATGACAAGAACATCATGACTAAGGTGCACGGCAAGCGCTACGCCTACAAATTTGACTTCCAAGGCATCTCGCAGGCGCACCAGAATCACTCAGCGGACGGGGGGATTGTTAAGTACCAGACTGAGATGTCTTACGTCCAGCCGTACCACAGCCACCAGCCCAAAATGAACTTCATGGGTGGCCATCCTGCACCTATGCCCGTCTCCCCCGGCAACTTTTTCAGCCCTCCGTCAACGTACTGGAACTCACCCAACAGCCCAATCTACCCCGGCTCAGCCATGACCAGACATCCCACCACTCACTCCCACCTGAGCTCGTACTACTGA
- the fli1rs gene encoding fli-1 proto-oncogene, ETS transcription factor-related sequence isoform X2, with the protein MDCTIKEALSVVSEDQPIFESAYTAAPAMHMKTEMTSPGAFSQASKQSPEPTEPEWVGPPAQNPGKRAEHVNGTSRESPVDCSVTKRSRHMSNDGAPMPYQASYPESRVSPQTATPPSSATEEKRVIVPADPEVWTQDHVRQWLDWAIKEYVLEEVDVMLFQALDGKALCKMTKDDMMRLTSAYNADILLSHLAYLRQSSPTFSYSTTPTNNTPPQQPRLQVKAENNFDEISRRNSWPANTMTAVPKGPSMEHQHSTRVTEPPPRIVQDPYQTLGPISSRLANPEGQALSSTKNRTGKQSPYKLPDPSAHRPVGSGQIQLWQFLLELLSDSNNSGIITWEGTNGEFKMTDPDEVAKRWGERKSKPNMNYDKLSRALRYYYDKNIMTKVHGKRYAYKFDFQGISQAHQNHSADGGIVKYQTEMSYVQPYHSHQPKMNFMGGHPAPMPVSPGNFFSPPSTYWNSPNSPIYPGSAMTRHPTTHSHLSSYY; encoded by the exons ATGGACTGTACGATAAAG GAAGCACTGTCCGTGGTGAGTGAGGATCAGCCCATATTCGAGTCAGCCTACACCGCAGCCCCGGCCATGCACATGAAGACCGAGATGACGTCGCCCGGAGCGTTCAGCCAGGCCTCCAAGCAGAGTCCCGAGCCCACCGAGCCGGAGTGGGTGGGGCCGCCGGCGCAGAATCCTGGGAAGAGAGCCGAACACGTCAATGGAACCAG CCGTGAGTCCCCTGTGGACTGCAGCGTCACCAAGCGCTCCAGGCACATGAGCAACGACGGGGCCCCGATGCCGTACCAGGCCTCGTACCCGGAGTCTCGCGTCAGCCCCCAGACGGCCACCCCACCCAGCAGtgccacagaggagaagagggtCATCGTGCCTGCAG ATCCTGAGGTTTGGACTCAGGACCACGTGCGACAGTGGCTGGACTGGGCCATCAAGGAGTACGTCCTGGAGGAGGTGGACGTCATGCTCTTCCAAGCGCTGGACGGCAAGGCCCTGTGCAAGATGACCAAGGATGACATGATGCGTCTCACGTCGGCCTACAACGCAGATATCCTGCTCTCACACCTCGCTTACCTCCGGCAGA GTAGCCCCACCTTCTCATACTCCACAACTCCCACCAACAACACACCACCACAACAACCCAGACTACAAGTGAAAGCAG agaaCAATTTTGATGAGATCAGCCGCAGGAACAGCTGGCCGGCAAACACCATGACTGCAGTGCCAAAAG GTCCCTCTATGGAGCACCAACACAGCACAAGAGTTACAGAGCCTCCTCCAAGAATTGTGCAAG ACCCGTATCAGACGTTAGGGCCCATTAGCAGTCGTCTAGCCAACCCAG AAGGCCAAGCCCTCAGCTCAACCAAGAACCGAACGGGCAAACAAAGTCCATACAAGCTCCCTGACCCCAGCGCTCACAGGCCTGTGG GTTCTGGCCAGATCCAACTGTGGCAGttcctgctggagctgctgtctgacagcaacAACTCCGGCATCATCACCTGGGAGGGCACCAACGGCGAGTTCAAGATGACCGACCCGGACGAGGTGGCCAAGCGCTGGGGCGAGCGCAAGAGCAAGCCCAACATGAACTACGACAAGCTGAGCCGCGCTCTGCGCTACTACTATGACAAGAACATCATGACTAAGGTGCACGGCAAGCGCTACGCCTACAAATTTGACTTCCAAGGCATCTCGCAGGCGCACCAGAATCACTCAGCGGACGGGGGGATTGTTAAGTACCAGACTGAGATGTCTTACGTCCAGCCGTACCACAGCCACCAGCCCAAAATGAACTTCATGGGTGGCCATCCTGCACCTATGCCCGTCTCCCCCGGCAACTTTTTCAGCCCTCCGTCAACGTACTGGAACTCACCCAACAGCCCAATCTACCCCGGCTCAGCCATGACCAGACATCCCACCACTCACTCCCACCTGAGCTCGTACTACTGA
- the fli1rs gene encoding fli-1 proto-oncogene, ETS transcription factor-related sequence isoform X6, producing the protein MHMKTEMTSPGAFSQASKQSPEPTEPEWVGPPAQNPGKRAEHVNGTSRESPVDCSVTKRSRHMSNDGAPMPYQASYPESRVSPQTATPPSSATEEKRVIVPADPEVWTQDHVRQWLDWAIKEYVLEEVDVMLFQALDGKALCKMTKDDMMRLTSAYNADILLSHLAYLRQSSPTFSYSTTPTNNTPPQQPRLQVKAENNFDEISRRNSWPANTMTAVPKGPSMEHQHSTRVTEPPPRIVQDPYQTLGPISSRLANPEGQALSSTKNRTGKQSPYKLPDPSAHRPVGSGQIQLWQFLLELLSDSNNSGIITWEGTNGEFKMTDPDEVAKRWGERKSKPNMNYDKLSRALRYYYDKNIMTKVHGKRYAYKFDFQGISQAHQNHSADGGIVKYQTEMSYVQPYHSHQPKMNFMGGHPAPMPVSPGNFFSPPSTYWNSPNSPIYPGSAMTRHPTTHSHLSSYY; encoded by the exons ATGCACATGAAGACCGAGATGACGTCGCCCGGAGCGTTCAGCCAGGCCTCCAAGCAGAGTCCCGAGCCCACCGAGCCGGAGTGGGTGGGGCCGCCGGCGCAGAATCCTGGGAAGAGAGCCGAACACGTCAATGGAACCAG CCGTGAGTCCCCTGTGGACTGCAGCGTCACCAAGCGCTCCAGGCACATGAGCAACGACGGGGCCCCGATGCCGTACCAGGCCTCGTACCCGGAGTCTCGCGTCAGCCCCCAGACGGCCACCCCACCCAGCAGtgccacagaggagaagagggtCATCGTGCCTGCAG ATCCTGAGGTTTGGACTCAGGACCACGTGCGACAGTGGCTGGACTGGGCCATCAAGGAGTACGTCCTGGAGGAGGTGGACGTCATGCTCTTCCAAGCGCTGGACGGCAAGGCCCTGTGCAAGATGACCAAGGATGACATGATGCGTCTCACGTCGGCCTACAACGCAGATATCCTGCTCTCACACCTCGCTTACCTCCGGCAGA GTAGCCCCACCTTCTCATACTCCACAACTCCCACCAACAACACACCACCACAACAACCCAGACTACAAGTGAAAGCAG agaaCAATTTTGATGAGATCAGCCGCAGGAACAGCTGGCCGGCAAACACCATGACTGCAGTGCCAAAAG GTCCCTCTATGGAGCACCAACACAGCACAAGAGTTACAGAGCCTCCTCCAAGAATTGTGCAAG ACCCGTATCAGACGTTAGGGCCCATTAGCAGTCGTCTAGCCAACCCAG AAGGCCAAGCCCTCAGCTCAACCAAGAACCGAACGGGCAAACAAAGTCCATACAAGCTCCCTGACCCCAGCGCTCACAGGCCTGTGG GTTCTGGCCAGATCCAACTGTGGCAGttcctgctggagctgctgtctgacagcaacAACTCCGGCATCATCACCTGGGAGGGCACCAACGGCGAGTTCAAGATGACCGACCCGGACGAGGTGGCCAAGCGCTGGGGCGAGCGCAAGAGCAAGCCCAACATGAACTACGACAAGCTGAGCCGCGCTCTGCGCTACTACTATGACAAGAACATCATGACTAAGGTGCACGGCAAGCGCTACGCCTACAAATTTGACTTCCAAGGCATCTCGCAGGCGCACCAGAATCACTCAGCGGACGGGGGGATTGTTAAGTACCAGACTGAGATGTCTTACGTCCAGCCGTACCACAGCCACCAGCCCAAAATGAACTTCATGGGTGGCCATCCTGCACCTATGCCCGTCTCCCCCGGCAACTTTTTCAGCCCTCCGTCAACGTACTGGAACTCACCCAACAGCCCAATCTACCCCGGCTCAGCCATGACCAGACATCCCACCACTCACTCCCACCTGAGCTCGTACTACTGA
- the fli1rs gene encoding fli-1 proto-oncogene, ETS transcription factor-related sequence isoform X7: MHMKTEMTSPGAFSQASKQSPEPTEPEWVGPPAQNPGKRAEHVNGTSRESPVDCSVTKRSRHMSNDGAPMPYQASYPESRVSPQTATPPSSATEEKRVIVPADPEVWTQDHVRQWLDWAIKEYVLEEVDVMLFQALDGKALCKMTKDDMMRLTSAYNADILLSHLAYLRQSSPTFSYSTTPTNNTPPQQPRLQVKAENNFDEISRRNSWPANTMTAVPKGPSMEHQHSTRVTEPPPRIVQDPYQTLGPISSRLANPANDVQTRFLNYSSSFLLPGSGQIQLWQFLLELLSDSNNSGIITWEGTNGEFKMTDPDEVAKRWGERKSKPNMNYDKLSRALRYYYDKNIMTKVHGKRYAYKFDFQGISQAHQNHSADGGIVKYQTEMSYVQPYHSHQPKMNFMGGHPAPMPVSPGNFFSPPSTYWNSPNSPIYPGSAMTRHPTTHSHLSSYY; the protein is encoded by the exons ATGCACATGAAGACCGAGATGACGTCGCCCGGAGCGTTCAGCCAGGCCTCCAAGCAGAGTCCCGAGCCCACCGAGCCGGAGTGGGTGGGGCCGCCGGCGCAGAATCCTGGGAAGAGAGCCGAACACGTCAATGGAACCAG CCGTGAGTCCCCTGTGGACTGCAGCGTCACCAAGCGCTCCAGGCACATGAGCAACGACGGGGCCCCGATGCCGTACCAGGCCTCGTACCCGGAGTCTCGCGTCAGCCCCCAGACGGCCACCCCACCCAGCAGtgccacagaggagaagagggtCATCGTGCCTGCAG ATCCTGAGGTTTGGACTCAGGACCACGTGCGACAGTGGCTGGACTGGGCCATCAAGGAGTACGTCCTGGAGGAGGTGGACGTCATGCTCTTCCAAGCGCTGGACGGCAAGGCCCTGTGCAAGATGACCAAGGATGACATGATGCGTCTCACGTCGGCCTACAACGCAGATATCCTGCTCTCACACCTCGCTTACCTCCGGCAGA GTAGCCCCACCTTCTCATACTCCACAACTCCCACCAACAACACACCACCACAACAACCCAGACTACAAGTGAAAGCAG agaaCAATTTTGATGAGATCAGCCGCAGGAACAGCTGGCCGGCAAACACCATGACTGCAGTGCCAAAAG GTCCCTCTATGGAGCACCAACACAGCACAAGAGTTACAGAGCCTCCTCCAAGAATTGTGCAAG ACCCGTATCAGACGTTAGGGCCCATTAGCAGTCGTCTAGCCAACCCAG CCAATGATGTCCAGACCAGATTCCTCAACTACTCCTCTTCATTTCTCCTCCCAGGTTCTGGCCAGATCCAACTGTGGCAGttcctgctggagctgctgtctgacagcaacAACTCCGGCATCATCACCTGGGAGGGCACCAACGGCGAGTTCAAGATGACCGACCCGGACGAGGTGGCCAAGCGCTGGGGCGAGCGCAAGAGCAAGCCCAACATGAACTACGACAAGCTGAGCCGCGCTCTGCGCTACTACTATGACAAGAACATCATGACTAAGGTGCACGGCAAGCGCTACGCCTACAAATTTGACTTCCAAGGCATCTCGCAGGCGCACCAGAATCACTCAGCGGACGGGGGGATTGTTAAGTACCAGACTGAGATGTCTTACGTCCAGCCGTACCACAGCCACCAGCCCAAAATGAACTTCATGGGTGGCCATCCTGCACCTATGCCCGTCTCCCCCGGCAACTTTTTCAGCCCTCCGTCAACGTACTGGAACTCACCCAACAGCCCAATCTACCCCGGCTCAGCCATGACCAGACATCCCACCACTCACTCCCACCTGAGCTCGTACTACTGA
- the fli1rs gene encoding fli-1 proto-oncogene, ETS transcription factor-related sequence isoform X3 produces the protein MHMKTEMTSPGAFSQASKQSPEPTEPEWVGPPAQNPGKRAEHVNGTSRESPVDCSVTKRSRHMSNDGAPMPYQASYPESRVSPQTATPPSSATEEKRVIVPADPEVWTQDHVRQWLDWAIKEYVLEEVDVMLFQALDGKALCKMTKDDMMRLTSAYNADILLSHLAYLRQSSPTFSYSTTPTNNTPPQQPRLQVKAENNFDEISRRNSWPANTMTAVPKGPSMEHQHSTRVTEPPPRIVQDPYQTLGPISSRLANPEGQALSSTKNRTGKQSPYKLPDPSAHRPVANDVQTRFLNYSSSFLLPGSGQIQLWQFLLELLSDSNNSGIITWEGTNGEFKMTDPDEVAKRWGERKSKPNMNYDKLSRALRYYYDKNIMTKVHGKRYAYKFDFQGISQAHQNHSADGGIVKYQTEMSYVQPYHSHQPKMNFMGGHPAPMPVSPGNFFSPPSTYWNSPNSPIYPGSAMTRHPTTHSHLSSYY, from the exons ATGCACATGAAGACCGAGATGACGTCGCCCGGAGCGTTCAGCCAGGCCTCCAAGCAGAGTCCCGAGCCCACCGAGCCGGAGTGGGTGGGGCCGCCGGCGCAGAATCCTGGGAAGAGAGCCGAACACGTCAATGGAACCAG CCGTGAGTCCCCTGTGGACTGCAGCGTCACCAAGCGCTCCAGGCACATGAGCAACGACGGGGCCCCGATGCCGTACCAGGCCTCGTACCCGGAGTCTCGCGTCAGCCCCCAGACGGCCACCCCACCCAGCAGtgccacagaggagaagagggtCATCGTGCCTGCAG ATCCTGAGGTTTGGACTCAGGACCACGTGCGACAGTGGCTGGACTGGGCCATCAAGGAGTACGTCCTGGAGGAGGTGGACGTCATGCTCTTCCAAGCGCTGGACGGCAAGGCCCTGTGCAAGATGACCAAGGATGACATGATGCGTCTCACGTCGGCCTACAACGCAGATATCCTGCTCTCACACCTCGCTTACCTCCGGCAGA GTAGCCCCACCTTCTCATACTCCACAACTCCCACCAACAACACACCACCACAACAACCCAGACTACAAGTGAAAGCAG agaaCAATTTTGATGAGATCAGCCGCAGGAACAGCTGGCCGGCAAACACCATGACTGCAGTGCCAAAAG GTCCCTCTATGGAGCACCAACACAGCACAAGAGTTACAGAGCCTCCTCCAAGAATTGTGCAAG ACCCGTATCAGACGTTAGGGCCCATTAGCAGTCGTCTAGCCAACCCAG AAGGCCAAGCCCTCAGCTCAACCAAGAACCGAACGGGCAAACAAAGTCCATACAAGCTCCCTGACCCCAGCGCTCACAGGCCTGTGG CCAATGATGTCCAGACCAGATTCCTCAACTACTCCTCTTCATTTCTCCTCCCAGGTTCTGGCCAGATCCAACTGTGGCAGttcctgctggagctgctgtctgacagcaacAACTCCGGCATCATCACCTGGGAGGGCACCAACGGCGAGTTCAAGATGACCGACCCGGACGAGGTGGCCAAGCGCTGGGGCGAGCGCAAGAGCAAGCCCAACATGAACTACGACAAGCTGAGCCGCGCTCTGCGCTACTACTATGACAAGAACATCATGACTAAGGTGCACGGCAAGCGCTACGCCTACAAATTTGACTTCCAAGGCATCTCGCAGGCGCACCAGAATCACTCAGCGGACGGGGGGATTGTTAAGTACCAGACTGAGATGTCTTACGTCCAGCCGTACCACAGCCACCAGCCCAAAATGAACTTCATGGGTGGCCATCCTGCACCTATGCCCGTCTCCCCCGGCAACTTTTTCAGCCCTCCGTCAACGTACTGGAACTCACCCAACAGCCCAATCTACCCCGGCTCAGCCATGACCAGACATCCCACCACTCACTCCCACCTGAGCTCGTACTACTGA